From the genome of Candidatus Electrothrix communis, one region includes:
- a CDS encoding flavodoxin domain-containing protein, which translates to MNPIELSKNVYWVGAIDWMTRDFHGYSTERGTTYNAYLIIDEKVTLIDTVKEGYRRELMHRIRNIIDPKKIDYLVVNHVEMDHSGVLPDVIREIEPEKVICSKMGHKALMKHFHNADWPYHVVTPGEDMSLGEKTLSFVETRMLHWPDSMFTYLKEDQILFSSDAFGEHLATSERFDDEVNQDVLMHEATKYYANILTLYSPLVKKLIKQVQDMHLPIKMIAPDHGIIWRKNPGKILDAYSRWCVNEGNGKALIIYDSMWHSTEMMAKSIASGLLDKGVHYKLLNLQVNHRSDVMCDVLEASAIILGCPTLNNGMLPRMAGFLMYMRGLRPTNKIGAAFGSFGWSGEAVKLMNTAMKEMNFTLVHKGLKVQYVPEHGHLEECVELGHTVGQALLDIKEGKEVEAVI; encoded by the coding sequence GTGAATCCCATTGAACTGAGTAAAAATGTATACTGGGTCGGTGCCATTGATTGGATGACCAGAGATTTCCATGGTTATTCCACCGAACGCGGTACGACCTATAATGCCTATTTGATCATCGATGAAAAAGTTACGCTGATTGACACGGTAAAAGAGGGGTACCGCCGTGAATTGATGCACCGTATCCGCAATATTATCGATCCGAAAAAGATTGATTATCTGGTTGTTAACCATGTGGAAATGGATCACTCAGGCGTTTTACCCGATGTGATTCGAGAAATTGAGCCGGAAAAAGTTATCTGTTCAAAGATGGGTCATAAGGCCCTGATGAAGCATTTTCACAATGCGGACTGGCCCTATCATGTTGTCACCCCTGGGGAAGATATGAGCTTGGGTGAGAAGACCTTGAGCTTTGTAGAAACCCGTATGCTGCACTGGCCGGATTCCATGTTCACGTACCTGAAAGAGGATCAGATCCTCTTTTCAAGTGATGCCTTTGGCGAACATCTTGCCACCAGTGAGCGTTTTGATGACGAGGTAAATCAGGATGTCCTCATGCATGAGGCAACCAAGTATTATGCCAATATCCTGACCCTGTATTCCCCCCTTGTCAAAAAACTTATTAAGCAGGTTCAGGATATGCACCTGCCCATCAAGATGATTGCACCAGATCACGGCATCATCTGGCGGAAAAATCCAGGCAAAATTCTGGATGCCTATTCGCGCTGGTGTGTGAACGAGGGTAACGGCAAGGCCTTGATTATTTATGACAGTATGTGGCATTCCACAGAAATGATGGCCAAATCCATTGCCAGCGGTCTCTTGGATAAAGGGGTACATTATAAGCTATTGAATCTTCAGGTTAATCATCGTAGTGATGTTATGTGCGATGTGCTTGAGGCCAGCGCCATTATTCTTGGATGTCCGACCCTGAACAATGGCATGCTCCCGAGGATGGCAGGCTTTCTGATGTACATGCGCGGCCTGCGCCCGACCAATAAGATTGGGGCTGCCTTTGGCTCTTTTGGCTGGTCTGGTGAAGCGGTTAAGCTGATGAATACAGCCATGAAAGAAATGAACTTTACCTTGGTTCATAAGGGATTGAAGGTCCAGTATGTTCCCGAGCACGGTCATCTGGAAGAATGCGTGGAGCTTGGTCATACCGTGGGGCAGGCCCTGCTTGATATCAAGGAAGGGAAAGAGGTGGAAGCTGTTATTTAA
- a CDS encoding rubredoxin: MKTYTCEVCGYDYDPEAGDPDNDVAPGTEWEKVPEDWACPVCAAGKDAFEVA; the protein is encoded by the coding sequence ATGAAAACATATACATGTGAAGTTTGTGGGTATGATTACGACCCGGAGGCAGGCGATCCTGACAATGATGTTGCACCGGGGACAGAGTGGGAAAAGGTGCCGGAAGATTGGGCTTGTCCAGTCTGTGCCGCTGGTAAGGATGCCTTTGAGGTGGCATAA